One Bacteroidota bacterium DNA segment encodes these proteins:
- a CDS encoding inositol monophosphatase, whose protein sequence is MSGLFENSIGGKEFSIICEEMQILSLQVGKFVSEERKKIKSLDIEHKGSSDLVSYVDKTAEKKFVEGLKKILPSAGFIAEEDHTLKKNEILNWVIDPLDGTTNYLHGVPVFATSVALLQNNIPVAGVVHEINLDECFYAWKNGGAWMNGEKICISKKTELQNSLVATGFPYEEQGWHEKYISLFSDVQRSSLGIRRPGSAATDIAYVAGGRFDAYYEYGIHAWDVAAGALLVQEAGGTVKDFSGGDDFIFGERFVCGNEKIVEELLQKIKIHFK, encoded by the coding sequence ATGAGCGGTTTGTTCGAAAATTCCATTGGAGGAAAAGAGTTCAGCATCATCTGTGAAGAAATGCAGATTCTGAGTTTGCAAGTTGGAAAATTCGTCAGTGAAGAAAGAAAAAAAATAAAAAGTTTAGACATCGAACACAAGGGATCTTCTGACCTTGTTTCTTACGTGGACAAAACAGCAGAGAAAAAATTCGTTGAAGGACTGAAAAAAATTCTTCCGTCAGCAGGATTCATTGCGGAGGAAGATCATACGTTGAAAAAAAACGAAATTCTCAATTGGGTGATCGATCCGCTCGATGGAACCACGAATTATCTCCACGGCGTTCCCGTCTTCGCAACATCAGTTGCATTGTTACAGAATAATATTCCCGTTGCCGGAGTCGTGCACGAGATCAATCTCGATGAATGTTTTTATGCGTGGAAGAATGGTGGTGCATGGATGAACGGAGAAAAAATATGCATTTCAAAAAAAACAGAACTGCAAAATTCCCTGGTCGCAACCGGTTTTCCCTATGAGGAACAGGGCTGGCACGAAAAATACATTTCTCTTTTCTCCGATGTGCAGCGTTCTTCATTGGGAATTCGCCGGCCGGGATCAGCGGCAACAGACATCGCGTACGTTGCGGGCGGGCGCTTCGATGCGTACTACGAGTATGGCATACATGCGTGGGACGTGGCTGCGGGTGCGTTGCTCGTGCAGGAAGCAGGAGGTACGGTAAAAGATTTTTCCGGTGGCGATGATTTTATTTTTGGCGAAAGGTTCGTGTGCGGCAATGAAAAAATCGTTGAAGAACTTCTTCAGAAAATAAAAATTCATTTCAAGTAG